From Rhea pennata isolate bPtePen1 chromosome 37, bPtePen1.pri, whole genome shotgun sequence, a single genomic window includes:
- the LOC134153014 gene encoding myosin-7 isoform X1: MADAEMAEFGAAAPFLRKSERERLAAQTRPFDLKKDIFVPDEQQEFVKATIIARDGAKVTAETEHGKTVTVREDQIMQQNPPKFDKIEDMAMLTFLHEPAVLYNLKDRYSSWMIYTYSGLFCVTVNPYKWLPVYNAEVVAAYRGKKRSEAPPHIFSISDNAYQNMLTDRENQSILITGESGAGKTVNTKRVIQYFAVIAAIGDRGKKETGTPGKGTLEDQIIQANPALEAFGNAKTVRNDNSSRFGKFIRIHFGATGKLASADIETYLLEKSRVIFQLKAERNYHIYYQILSNKKPELLDMMLVTNNPYDYAFISQGETTVPSIDDGEELLATDNAFDVLGFTSEEKSSIYKLTGAIMHFGNMKFKQKQREEQAEPDGTEEADKSAYLMGLNSADLLKGLCHPRVKVGNEYVTKGQNVQQVIYAVGALAKAVYEKMFNWMVTRINNTLETKQPRQYFIGVLDIAGFEIFDFNSFEQLCINFTNEKLQQFFNHHMFVLEQEEYKKEGIEWEFIDFGMDLQACIDLIEKPMGIMSILEEECMFPKATDMTFKAKLFDNHLGKSANFGKPRNIKGKPEAHFALIHYAGTVDYNILGWLQKNKDPLNETVVGLYQKSALKLLAHLFANYAGADAPVEKGKGSKKKGSSFQTVSALHRENLNKLMTNLRSTHPHFVRCIIPNETKSPGELLPMAGRGLGGAAGPPAAPWLTPPPPDPGVMDNPLVMHQLRCNGVLEGIRICRKGFPNRILYGDFRQRYRILNPAAIPEGQFIDSRKGAEKLLGSLDIDHNQYKFGHTKVFFKAGLLGLLEEMRDERLARIMTRLQAQVRGFLSRQEFKKILERRDALLVIQWNVRAFMGVKNWPWMKLYFKIKPLLKSAETEKEMQTMKEEFGRLKEALEKSETRRKELEEKMVSMLQEKNDLQLQVQAEQDNLADAEERCDQLIKNKIQLEAKVKELTERLEDEEEMNAELTAKKRKLEDECSELKKDIDDLELSLAKVEKEKHATENKVKNLTEEMAGLDEIIAKLTKEKKALQEAHQQALDDLQAEEDKVNTLTKAKVKLEQQVDDLESSLEQEKKIRMDLERAKRKLEGDLKLAQESIMDLENDKQQLDERLKKKDFELNALNARIEDEQAIAAQLQKKLKELQARIEELEEELEAERTGRAKVEKLRSELSRELEELSERLEEAGGATSVQIELNKKREAEFQKMRRDLEEATLQHEATAAALRKKHADSVAELGEQIDNLQRVKQKLEKEKSELKLELDDVSSGMEQLLKAKANLEKMCRTMEDQMNEHRTKSEEAQRTVNDLTTQRAKLQTENGELSRQLEEKEAFINQLTRGKLTYTQQLEDLKRQLEEEAKAKNALAHALQSARHDCDLLREQYEEETEAKAELQRTLSKANSEVAQWRTKYETDAIQRTEELEEAKKKLAQRLQEAEEAVEAVNAKCSSLEKTKHRLQNEIEDLMVDLERSNAAAAALDKKQRNFDKVLAEWKQKFEESQTELEASQKEARSLSTELFKLKNAYEESLEHLETFKRENKNLQEEISDLTEQLGASHKTVHELEKVRKQLDAEKLELQAALEEAEASLEHEEGKILRAQLEFNQVKADYERKLAEKDEEMEQAKRNHLRVVDSLQTSLDAETRSRNEALRLKKKMEGDLNEMEIQLSHANRLAAEAQKQVKALQGCLKDTQLQLDDAVRANEDLKENIAIVERRNNLLQSELEELRAVVEQTERARKLAEQELIEASERVQLLHSQNTSLINQKKKLEADISQLQTEVEEAIQECRNAEEKAKKAITDAAMMAEELKKEQDTSAHLERMKKNMEQTIKDLQLRLDEAEQLALKGGKKQLQKLEARVRELENELEAEQKRNAESVKGLRKSERRVKELSYQTEEDRKNLVRLQDLVDKLQLKVKAYKRQAEEAEEQANANLGKFRKAQHELDEAQERADMAEAQANKLRARSRDAGPKKGLNEE; this comes from the exons ATGGCTGATGCGGAGATGGCCGAGTtcggggcggccgccccgtTCCTGCGCAAGTCCGAGCGGGAGCGGCTGGCGGCCCAGACGCGGCCCTTCGACCTCAAGAAGGACATCTTCGTCCCCGACGAGCAGCAGGAGTTCGTCAAGGCCACCATCATCGCCCGCGACGGCGCCAAGGTCACCGCCGAGACCGAGCATGGCAAG ACGGTGACTGTCCGGGAGGACCAGATCATGCAGCAGAACCCGCCCAAGTTCGACAAGATCGAGGACATGGCCATGCTCACCTTCCTCCACGAGCCTGCCGTCCTCTACAACCTCAAGGACCGCTACTCTTCCTGGATGATCTAC ACCTACTCGGGGCTGTTCTGCGTGACGGTCAACCCCTACAAGTGGCTGCCCGTCTACAACGCCGAGGTGGTGGCCGCCTACCGGGGCAAGAAACGGAGCGAAGCTCCTCCCCACATCTTCTCCATCTCCGACAACGCCTACCAGAACATGCTCACCG ACCGGGAGAACCAGTCCATCCTCATCAC CGGAGAATCCGGGGCGGGGAAGACGGTGAACACCAAGCGGGTCATCCAGTACTTCGCCGTCATCGCCGCCATCGGCGACCGCGGCAAGAAGGAGACGGGGACCCCGGGCAAG GGCACCCTGGAGGATCAAATCATCCAGGCCAACCCGGCCTTGGAGGCCTTCGGCAACGCCAAGACCGTCCGCAACGACAACTCGTCCCGATTC GGCAAGTTCATCCGGATCCACTTCGGGGCCACCGGGAAGCTGGCGTCGGCCGACATCGAGACCT aCCTCCTGGAGAAGTCCCGGGTCATCTTCCAGCTCAAGGCTGAGAGGAACTACCACATCTACTACCAGATCCTGTCCAACAAGAAGCCGGAGCTGCTCG ACATGATGCTGGTGACCAACAACCCCTACGACTACGCCTTCATCTCCCAAGGGGAGACCACGGTGCCGTCCATCGACGATGGGGAGGAGCTGCTGGCCACAGAC AACGCTTTCGACGTGCTGGGCTTCACCTCGGAGGAGAAGAGCTCCATCTACAAGCTGACGGGCGCCATCATGCACTTCGGCAACATGAAGTTCAAGCAGAAGCAGCGGGAGGAGCAGGCGGAGCCCGACGGCACCGAAG AAGCGGACAAGTCGGCCTACCTGATGGGGCTGAACTCGGCCGACCTCCTCAAGGGGCTCTGCCACCCCCGGGTCAAGGTGGGCAACGAGTACGTCACCAAGGGGCAGAATGTCCAGCAG GTGATCTACGCCGTGGGGGCCTTGGCCAAGGCCGTCTACGAGAAGATGTTCAACTGGATGGTGACCAGGATCAACAACACCTTGGAGACCAAGCAGCCGCGCCAGTACTTCATCGGCGTGCTGGACATCGCCGGCTTCGAGATCTTCGAC TTCAACAGCTTCGAGCAGCTCTGCATCAACTTCACCAATGAGAAGCTGCAGCAGTTCTTCAACCACCACATGTTcgtgctggagcaggaggagtACAAGAAGGAGGGCATCGAGTGGGAGTTCATCGACTTCGGCATGGACCTCCAGGCCTGCATCGACCTCATCGAGAAG CCCATGGGGATCATGTCCATCCTGGAGGAGGAGTGCATGTTCCCCAAGGCCACGGACATGACCTTCAAGGCCAAGCTCTTCGACAACCACCTGGGCAAGTCGGCCAACTTCGGGAAGCCGCGCAACATCAAGGGCAAGCCCGAGGCCCACTTCGCCCTCATCCACTACGCCGGCACGGTGGACTACAACATCCTCGGCTGGCTGCAGAAGAACAAGGACCCCCTCAACGAGACGGTGGTGGGCCTCTACCAGAAGTCGGCCCTCAAGCTGCTGGCCCACCTCTTCGCCAACTACGCCGGGGCCGATGCGC CggtggagaaggggaagggCTCCAAGAAGAAGGGTTCCTCCTTCCAGACGGTCTCGGCCCTGCACCGG GAGAACCTCAACAAGCTGATGACCAACCTGCGCTCCACCCACCCCCACTTCGTCCGCTGCATCATCCCAAATGAGACCAAGTCTCCGGGTGAGCTGCTCCCCATGGCAGGGCGGGGCTTGGGGGGGGCGGCagggccgccggcggccccaTGGCTGACCCCACCGCCCCCCGACCCAGGGGTGATGGACAACCCGCTGGTGATGCACCAGCTCCGCTGCAACGGGGTGCTCGAGGGCATCCGCATCTGCCGCAAGGGCTTCCCCAACCGCATCCTCTATGGGGACTTCCGCCAGCG ctaCCGCATCCTGAACCCTGCCGCCATCCCTGAGGGGCAGTTCATCGACAGCCGCAAGGGCGCCGAGAAGCTCCTGGGCTCCCTCGACATCGACCACAACCAGTACAAGTTTGGGCACACCAAG GTCTTCTTCAAGGccgggctgctggggctgctggaggagatgcGGGACGAGCGCCTGGCCCGGATCATGACCCGCTTGCAAGCCCAGGTCCGGGGCTTCCTCTCCCGGCAGGAGTTCAAGAAGATCCTGGAGCGCCG GGACGCGCTGCTGGTGATCCAGTGGAACGTCCGGGCCTTCATGGGCGTGAAGAACTGGCCCTGGATGAAGCTCTACTTCAAGATCAAGCCCCTGCTGAAGAGCGCCGAGACGGAGAAGGAGATGCAG ACCATGAAGGAGGAGTTCGGGCGGCTGAAGGAAGCCCTGGAGAAGTCGGAGACGCGTcggaaggagctggaggagaagaTGGTCTCCATGCTGCAGGAGAAGAACGACCTGCAGCTGCAAGTGCAGGCG GAGCAAGACAACCTCGCCGACGCCGAGGAGCGCTGCGACCAGCTGATCAAGAACAAGATCCAGCTGGAGGCCAAGGTGAAGGAGCTCACGGAGCGCCTGGAGGACGAGGAGGAGATGAACGCCGAGCTCACGGCCAAGAAGAGGAAGCTGGAGGACGAGTGCTCGGAGCTCAAGAAGGACATCGACGACCTGGAGTTGTCTTTGGCCAAGGTGGAGAAGGAGAAACATGCCACGGAGAACAAG GTCAAGAACCTCACAGAGGAGATGGCCGGGCTGGACGAGATCATCGCCAAGCTGACAAAGGAGAAGAAGGCCCTGCAAGAGGCTCACCAGCAAGCGCTGGACGAcctgcaggcagaagaagaCAAGGTCAACACCTTGACCAAGGCCAAAGTGAAGCTGGAGCAGCAAGTGGACGAT CTGGAGAGCTcgctggagcaggagaagaaGATCCGGATGGACCTGGAACGGGCCAAGCGGAAGCTGGAAGGCGACCTGAAGCTGGCGCAGGAGAGCATCATGGACCTGGAGAACGACAAGCAGCAGCTGGACGAGAGGCTGAAAAA GAAAGACTTTGAGCTCAACGCCCTCAACGCCAGAATCGAGGACGAGCAAGCAATTGCCGCCCAGCTCCAGAAGAAGCTCAAAGAGCTTCAG GCACGGATcgaggagctggaggaggagctggaggcgGAGCGCACGGGGCGGGCCAAGGTGGAGAAGCTGCGCTCGGAGCTGTCGCGGGAGCTGGAGGAGCTCAGCGAGCGGCTGGAGGAGGCCGGCGGCGCCACCTCGGTGCAGATCGAGCTCAACAAGAAGCGGGAGGCCGAGTTCCAGAAGATGCGGCGCGACCTGGAGGAGGCGACGCTGCAGCACGAGGCcacggccgccgcgctgcgcaAGAAGCACGCCGACAGCGTGGCCGAGCTGGGCGAGCAGATCGACAACCTGCAGCGCGTCaagcagaagctggagaaggagaagagcGAGCTCAAGCTGGAGCTGGACGACGTCAGCTCCGGCATGGAGCAGCTCCTCAAGGCCAAG GCCAACCTCGAGAAGATGTGCCGCACCATGGAAGACCAGATGAACGAGCACAGGACTAAGTCCGAGGAGGCTCAGCGGACGGTCAACGATCTCACGACCCAGCGGGCCAAGCTCCAGACCGAGAACG GTGAGCTCTccaggcagctggaggagaaggaagccTTCATCAACCAGCTGACACGAGGGAAGCTCACCTACACCCAGCAGCTGGAGGACCTCAAGAGGCAACTGGAGGAAGAGGCCAAG GCGAAGAACGCGCTGGCCCACGCCCTCCAGTCGGCCCGGCACGACTGCGACCTGCTGCGGGAGCAGTACGAGGAGGAGACGGAGGCCAAGGCCGAGCTCCAGCGCACCCTGTCCAAGGCCAACTCCGAGGTGGCCCAGTGGAGGACCAAGTACGAGACGGACGCCATCCAGCGCAccgaggagctggaggaggccAA GAAGAAGCTGGCGCAGCGGCTGCAGGAGGCCGAGGAGGCGGTGGAGGCGGTGAACGCCAAGTGCTCCTCGCTGGAGAAGACCAAGCACCGGCTGCAGAACGAGATCGAGGACCTGATGGTGGACCTGGAGCGGTCGaacgcggccgccgccgccctggaCAAGAAGCAGAGGAACTTCGACAAG GTGCTGGCCGAGTGGAAGCAGAAGTTCGAGGAGTCGCAGACGGAGCTGGAGGCCTCGCAGAAGGAGGCCCGCTCCCTCAGCACGGAGCTCTTCAAGCTCAAGAACGCCTACGAGGAGTCCCTGGAGCACCTGGAGACCTTCAAGCGGGAGAACAAGAACCTCCAAG AGGAGATCTCGGACCTGACGGAGCAGCTGGGCGCCAGCCACAAGACCGTCCACGAGCTGGAGAAGGTCCGGAAGCAGCTGGACGCCGAGAAGCTGGAGCTGCAAGCGGCGCTGGAGGAGGCCGAG GCCTCGCTGGAGCACGAGGAGGGGAAGATCCTGCGGGCGCAGCTGGAGTTCAACCAAGTGAAGGCGGACTACGAGCGCAAGCTGGCCGAGAAGGACGAGGAGATGGAGCAGGCCAAGAGGAACCACCTGCGGGTGGTGGACTCGCTGCAGACCTCGCTGGACGCCGAGACGCGGAGCCGCAACGAGGCGCTGCGGCTCAAGAAGAAGATGGAGGGCGACCTCAACGAGATGGAGATCCAGCTCAGCCACGCCAACCGCCTCGCCGCCGAGGCCCAGAAGCAAGTGAAGGCTTTGCAGGGATGCCTCAAG GacacccagctgcagctggacgACGCGGTCCGGGCCAACGAGGACCTGAAGGAGAACATCGCCATCGTGGAGCGGAGGAACAACCTGCTGCAGTcggagctggaggagctgcgGGCCGTGGTGGAGCAGACGGAGCGGGCCCGGAAGCTGGCCGAGCAGGAGCTGATCGAGGCCAGCGAGCGGGTCCAGCTCCTCCACTCGCAG AACACCAGCCTCATCAACCAGAAGAAGAAGTTGGAGGCCGACATCTCCCAGCTGCAGACAGAGGTGGAAGAGGCCATCCAGGAGTGCCGGAACGCCGAGGAGAAGGCCAAGAAAGCCATCACCGAT GCGGCCATGATGGCGGAGGAGCTGAAGAAGGAGCAGGACACGAGCGCCCACCTGGAGCGCATGAAGAAGAACATGGAGCAGACCATCAAGGACCTGCAGCTGCGGCTGGACGAGGCCGAGCAGCTGGCCCTCAAGGGCGGcaagaagcagctgcagaagctgGAGGCCCGCGTGCGGGAGCTGGAGAACGAGCTGGAGGCCGAGCAGAAGCGCAACGCCGAGAGCGTCAAGGGCCTCCGCAAGTCGGAGCGGCGCGTCAAGGAGCTCAGCTACCAG